The following coding sequences are from one Delphinus delphis chromosome 19, mDelDel1.2, whole genome shotgun sequence window:
- the NEK8 gene encoding serine/threonine-protein kinase Nek8: MEKYERIRVVGRGAFGIVHLCLRKADQKLVIIKQIPVEQMTKEERQAAQNECQVLKLLNHPNVIEYYENFLEDKALMIAMEYAPGGTLAEFIQKRCNSLLEEETILHFFVQILLALHHVHTHLILHRDLKTQNILLDKHRMVVKIGDFGISKILSSKSKAYTVVGTPCYISPELCEGKPYNQKSDIWALGCVLYELASLKRAFEAANLPALVLKIMSGTFAPISDRYSPELRQLVLSLLSLEPAQRPPLSHIMAQPLCIRALLNLHTDLGSVRMRRAEKPLATGPPMAPGSTGGRTTSGRCRGVPRGPARPAIPPPLSSVYVWGGGLSVPLRLPMLNTEVVQVAAGRTQKAGVTRSGRLILWEAPPLGAGGDPLLPGAVEQQQPQFISRFLEGQSGVTIKHVACGDLFTACLTDRGIIMTFGSGSNGCLGHGSLNDISQPTIVEALLGYEMVQVACGASHVLALSTERELFAWGRGDGGRLGLGNRESHSCPQQVPTPPGQEAQRVVCGIDSSMILTVSGQALACGSNRFNKLGLDHLSLGEEPAPHQQVEEALSFTPLGSAPLDREPLLSVDLGTAHSAAVTASGDCYTFGSNQHGQLGAIARRVSRVPCQVQGLQGIKIAMVACGDAFTVAIGAESEVYSWGKGARGRLGRRDEDAGLPRPVQLDETHPYTVTSVSCCHGNTLLAIRPVTDEPVPP; the protein is encoded by the exons ATGGAGAAGTACGAGCGGATCCGAGTGGTGGGCAGAGGTGCCTTCGG GATTGTTCACCTGTGCCTTCGCAAGGCTGACCAGAAGCTGGTGATCATCAAGCAGATCCCAGTGGAGCAGATGACCAAGGAAGAGAGACAGGCAGCCCAGAATGAGTGCCAGGTCCTCAAGCTGCTCAACCACCCCAATGTCATTGAGTACTACGAGAACTTCCTGGAGGACAAGGCTCTCATGATCGCCATGGAATATGCACCAG GTGGCACCCTGGCTGAGTTCATCCAGAAGCGCTGTAATTCCCTGCTGGAGGAGGAGACCATCCTGCACTTCTTTGTGCAGATCCTGCTGGCGCTGCATCACGTGCACACCCACCTCATCCTGCACCGGGACCTCAAGACCCAAAACATCCTTCTAGACAAACACCGCATGGTCGTCAAGATTGGTGACTTCGGCATCTCCAAGATCCTTAGCAGCAAGAGCAAGGCCTACACG GTGGTGGGTACTCCATGCTACATTTCCCCTGAACTGTGTGAGGGCAAGCCCTACAACCAGAAGAGTGACATCTGGGCCCTGGGCTGTGTCCTATATGAGCTGGCCAGCCTCAAGAGGGCCTTTGAGGCTGCG AACCTGCCAGCGCTGGTGCTGAAGATCATGAGCGGCACCTTTGCGCCCATCTCTGACCGGTACAGCCCTGAGCTGCGCCAGCTGGTTCTGAGTCTTCTCAGCCTGGAGCCTGCACAGCGGCCACCGCTCAGCCACATCATGGCGCAGCCCCTCTGCATCCGGGCGCTCCTCAACCTCCACACTGACCTGGGCAGCGTCCGCATGCGGAG GGCAGAGAAGCCCCTGGCCACCGGGCCACCCATGGCACCCGGCAGCACAGGGGGCAGGACCACCAGTGGCCGTTGCAGAG GTGTTCCCCGGGGACCTGCCCGGCCGGCCATTCCGCCGCCCCTGTCATCGGTGTACGTGTGGGGTGGCGGGCTCAGTGTGCCGCTGCGGCTGCCAATGCTCAACACAGAGGTGGTCCAGGTGGCAGCGGGGCGCACGCAGAAGGCTGGCGTCACGCGCTCTGGGCGCCTCATACTTTGGGAG GCCCCGCCCCTAGGCGCTGGAGGGgaccccctcctccctggggcggtggagcagcagcagccccagtTCATCTCCCGTTTCCTGGAGGGCCAGTCGGGTGTGACTATCAAGCATGTGGCCTGTGGGGACCTCTTCACGGCCTGCCTGACTG ACCGAGGCATCATCATGACCTTTGGCAGTGGCAGCAATGGGTGCCTAGGCCATGGCAGCCTCAATGACATCAGCCAG CCCACCATTGTGGAGGCCCTGCTGGGCTATGAGATGGTGCAGGTGGCCTGTGGGGCGTCTCATGTGCTGGCCTTGTCCACTGAGCGAGAACTGTTTGCCTGGGGCCGCGGAGATGGTG GCCGGCTGGGACTAGGCAACAGGGAGTCCCACAGCTGCCCCCAGCAGGTACCCACGCCCCCAGGACAGGAAGCCCAGCGGGTTGTATGTGGCATTGACTCCTCCATGATCCTCACCGTGTCCGGCCAAGCCCTGGCCTGTGGGAGCAACAG GTTCAACAAGCTGGGCCTGGACCATCTCTCCCTAGGGGAGGAGCCTGCCCCACACCAGCAAGTGGAGGAGGCCCTGAGCTTCACACCACTAGGTTCTGCACCCCTGGACCGCGAGCCCCTGCTGAGCGTGGACCTGGGCACTGCTCATTCAGCTGCTGTAACTG CCTCTGGTGACTGCTATACATTCGGCAGCAATCAGCATGGGCAGCTGGGTGCCATCGCTCGCCGGGTCAGCCGGGTACCTTGTCAAGTCCAAGGCCTCCAGGGAATCAAGATAGCAATGGTGGCCTGTGGGGATGCCTTCACTGTGGCCATTGGGGCAG AAAGTGAAGTGTACTCTTGGGGCAAAGGGGCCCGAGGTCGACTGGGAAGGAGGGATGAGGATGCTGGACTCCCTAGGCCAGTGCAGCTGGATGAGACACACCCCTACACAGTGACTTCTGTGTCCTGTTGCCATGGAAACACTCTCCTGGCTATCCGCC CGGTCACAGATGAGCCAGTCCCCCCTTGA
- the TRAF4 gene encoding TNF receptor-associated factor 4: protein MPGFDYKFLEKPKRRLLCPLCGKPMREPVQVSTCGHRFCDTCLQEFLSEGVFKCPEDQLPLDYAKIYPDPELEVQVLGLPIRCIHSEEGCRWSGPLRHLQGHLNTCSFNVVPCPNRCPAKLSRRDLPAHLQHDCPKRRLKCEFCGCDFSGEAFESHEGVCPQESVYCENKCGARMMRRLLAQHATSECPKRTQPCTYCTKEFVFDTIQSHQYQCPRLPVPCPNQCGVGTMAREDLPGHLKDSCSTALVLCPFKDSGCKHRCPKLAMARHVEESVKPHLAMMCALVSRQRQELQELRRELEELSVGSDGVLIWKIGSYGRRLQEAKAKPNLECFSPAFYTHKYGYKLQVSAFLNGNGSGEGTHLSLYIRVLPGAFDNLLEWPFARRVTFSLLDQSDPGLAKPQHVTETFHPDPNWKNFQKPGTWRGSLDESSLGFGYPKFISHQDIRKRNYVRDDAVFIRASVELPRKILS from the exons ATGCCCGGCTTTGACTACAAGTTCTTGGAGAAGCCCAAGCGGCGGCTGCTGTGCCCGCTGTGCGGGAAGCCCATGCGCGAGCCCGTGCAGGTTTCTACCTGCGGCCACCGCTTCTGCGACACCTGCCTGCAGGAGTTCCTCAG TGAAGGAGTCTTCAAGTGCCCTGAGGATCAACTTCCTCTGGACTATGCCAAG ATCTACCCAGACCCAGAGCTGGAGGTACAGGTACTGGGCCTGCCTATCCGCTGCATCCACAGTGAGGAGGGCTGCCGATGGAGTGGGCCACTTCGCCACCTACAG gGCCACCTGAATACCTGCAGCTTCAATGTAGTCCCCTGCCCCAACCGCTGCCCCGCCAAGCTGAGCCGCCGTGATCTGCCCGCACACCTGCAGCACGACTGCCCCAAGAGGCGACTCAAGTGCGAGTTCTGTGGCTGTGACTTCAGCGGGGAGGCCTTTGAG AGCCACGAAGGTGTGTGCCCGCAAGAGAGTGTGTACTGTGAGAACAAATGCGGTGCCCGCATGATGCGGCGGCTCCTGGCCCAGCATGCCACCTCTGAGTGCCCCAAGCGCACCCAGCCTTGCACTTACTGCACCAAGGAGTTTGTCTTTGACACCATCCAG AGCCACCAGTACCAGTGCCCGAGGCTGCCTGTGCCGTGCCCCAACCAGTGTGGCGTGGGCACCATGGCTCGGGAGGATCTGCCGGGCCACCTCAAGGACAGCTGTAGCACTGCCCTGGTGCTGTGCCCATTCAAAGACTCCGGCTGCAAGCACAGG TGCCCTAAGCTGGCAATGGCACGGCACGTGGAGGAGAGCGTGAAGCCACATCTGGCCATGATGTGTGCCCTGGTGAGCCGGCAACGGCAAGAGCTGCAGGAGCTGCGAAGAGAGCTGGAGGAGCTCTCCGTGGGCAGTGATGGCGTGCTCATCTGGAAGATCGGCAGTTACGGGCGAAGGCTGCAGGAGGCCAAAGCCAAGCCCAACCTCGAGTGCTTCAGCCCCGCCTTCTACACGCATAAGTATGGCTACAAGCTGCAGGTGTCTGCATTCCTCAATGGCAATGGCAGTGGTGAGGGTACACATCTCTCGCTCTACATTCGCGTGCTGCCAGGTGCCTTTGACAATCTCCTTGAGTGGCCCTTTGCCCGCCGCGTCACCTTCTCCCTGCTGGATCAGAGCGACCCTGGGCTGGCTAAGCCACAGCATGTCACTGAGACCTTTCACCCTGACCCAAACTGGAAGAATTTCCAAAAACCAGGCACTTGGCGGGGCTCCCTGGATGAGAGTTCTCTGGGCTTTGGTTACCCCAAGTTCATCTCCCACCAGGATATCCGCAAGCGAAACTATGTGCGGGATGATGCAGTCTTCATCCGTGCCTCTGTTGAATTGCCCCGAAAGATCCTCAGCTGA
- the FAM222B gene encoding protein FAM222B isoform X1 yields MLACLPGPGDLSFQLLSHTQMNTGLQKWDTTQKMRTAHYPTPAELDAYAKKVANNPLTIKIFPNSVKVPQRKHVRRTVNGLDTSAQRYSPYPTQAATKAGLLAIVKVPAKSILKDFDGTRARLLPEAIMNPPVAPYATVAPSTLAHPQAQALARQQALQHAQTLAHAPPQTPQHPQGIPPPPALSHPQSLQQPQGLGHPQPMAPTQGLVHPQALSHQGLQHLPTPLLHGGRKMPDSDAPPNVTVSTSTIPLSMAATLQHSQPPDLSSIVHQISQFCQTRAGISTTSVCEGQIANPSPISRSLLINASTRVSTHGVPTPMPSCVVNPMEHTHAAAAALPAAGPVNLPTGISRAPTGYPSDLKPVAWNQHQLAHLQQMCSEAGGTPAPGLTGKHAAGRELAGPGFVGKAPAYPQELCMAQAFHLKPPLEKPTPSPPVNGLAAPLAYPNGHYFQPLWNNILPTPNSDSSGSQDLAVPFHSGQPAGAPLDCAAAGAHYRAGTGGGPVASQNSLVQTVDYLSGDFPQACFRDQSLAVLSKAHRAPGSRAPDPTDSRNLHIQHPGYR; encoded by the coding sequence GGGACACTACACAGAAAATGAGAACTGCTCACTATCCTACCCCAGCCGAATTGGACGCGTATGCTAAGAAGGTCGCAAACAACCCACTGACTATAAAAATCTTCCCCAACAGTGTGAAGGTTCCCCAGCGGAAACACGTTCGTCGTACTGTGAACGGCCTCGACACATCAGCCCAGCGCTACAGCCCCTACCCGACTCAGGCTGCCACCAAGGCAGGCCTGCTTGCCATTGTCAAAGTGCCAGCCAAAAGCATACTCAAGGACTTTGACGGCACCCGAGCCCGGTTGCTCCCTGAGGCCATCATGAACCCCCCAGTGGCGCCCTATGCTACTGTGGCACCCAGCACTTTAGCCCACCCCCAGGCCCAGGCTCTGGCCCGCCAGCAGGCCCTGCAGCACGCACAGACCCTGGCCCATGCCCCTCCCCAGACGCCGCAGCACCCTCAGGGTATCCCGCCACCCCCGGCGCTGTCccaccctcagagcctccagcagcctcagggcctGGGCCACCCTCAGCCCATGGCCCCAACCCAGGGCTTGGTCCACCCTCAGGCCCTGTCTCACCAGGGTCTCCAGCACCTCCCCACTCCCTTGCTGCACGGAGGCCGGAAGATGCCAGACTCAGACGCCCCCCCGAATGTGACCGTGTCTACCTCAACTATCCCCCTTTCCATGGCGGCCACCCTGCAGCACAGCCAGCCCCCGGACCTGAGCAGCATCGTGCACCAGATCAGCCAGTTTTGCCAGACGAGGGCAGGCATCAGCACTACCTCAGTGTGTGAGGGCCAGATCGCCAACCCCAGCCCCATTAGCCGCAGTCTGCTCATCAATGCAAGCACTCGGGTGTCGACCCACGGCGTCCCCACACCAATGCCTTCATGTGTGGTCAATCCCATGGAGCACACCCATGCGGCCGCAGCCGCATTGCCCGCTGCGGGCCCTGTCAACCTGCCCACGGGCATCTCTCGAGCCCCCACTGGCTACCCTAGCGACCTCAAGCCAGTCGCCTGGAACCAGCACCAGCTGGCCCACCTACAGCAGATGTGCAGTGAGGCCGGCGGGACGCCGGCCCCTGGCCTGACAGGCAAGCATGCGGCAGGACGCGAGTTGGCGGGGCCTGGCTTCGTGGGCAAGGCCCCTGCCTACCCGCAGGAACTGTGCATGGCGCAGGCTTTCCATCTGAAGCCACCCCTGGAGAAGCCAACCCCGTCCCCACCAGTCAACGGCCTGGCAGCCCCACTGGCCTACCCTAATGGTCACTACTTCCAGCCCCTGTGGAACAACATTCTGCCCACTCCCAATAGCGACAGCTCGGGGTCTCAGGACCTCGCCGTGCCGTTCCACAGTGGGCAGCCTGCGGGCGCACCCCTCGACTGCGCGGCGGCTGGGGCCCACTACCGGGCAGGGACCGGGGGCGGGCCGGTGGCAAGCCAGAACAGCCTGGTGCAGACAGTGGATTACCTAAGCGGGGATTTCCCGCAGGCCTGCTTCCGAGACCAGAGCCTGGCCGTGCTGAGCAAGGCCCACCGAGCCCCTGGCAGCCGAGCCCCTGATCCCACAGATAGTCGAAATCTTCATATTCAGCACCCTGGGTATAGATAG
- the FAM222B gene encoding protein FAM222B isoform X2, with translation MNPPVAPYATVAPSTLAHPQAQALARQQALQHAQTLAHAPPQTPQHPQGIPPPPALSHPQSLQQPQGLGHPQPMAPTQGLVHPQALSHQGLQHLPTPLLHGGRKMPDSDAPPNVTVSTSTIPLSMAATLQHSQPPDLSSIVHQISQFCQTRAGISTTSVCEGQIANPSPISRSLLINASTRVSTHGVPTPMPSCVVNPMEHTHAAAAALPAAGPVNLPTGISRAPTGYPSDLKPVAWNQHQLAHLQQMCSEAGGTPAPGLTGKHAAGRELAGPGFVGKAPAYPQELCMAQAFHLKPPLEKPTPSPPVNGLAAPLAYPNGHYFQPLWNNILPTPNSDSSGSQDLAVPFHSGQPAGAPLDCAAAGAHYRAGTGGGPVASQNSLVQTVDYLSGDFPQACFRDQSLAVLSKAHRAPGSRAPDPTDSRNLHIQHPGYR, from the coding sequence ATGAACCCCCCAGTGGCGCCCTATGCTACTGTGGCACCCAGCACTTTAGCCCACCCCCAGGCCCAGGCTCTGGCCCGCCAGCAGGCCCTGCAGCACGCACAGACCCTGGCCCATGCCCCTCCCCAGACGCCGCAGCACCCTCAGGGTATCCCGCCACCCCCGGCGCTGTCccaccctcagagcctccagcagcctcagggcctGGGCCACCCTCAGCCCATGGCCCCAACCCAGGGCTTGGTCCACCCTCAGGCCCTGTCTCACCAGGGTCTCCAGCACCTCCCCACTCCCTTGCTGCACGGAGGCCGGAAGATGCCAGACTCAGACGCCCCCCCGAATGTGACCGTGTCTACCTCAACTATCCCCCTTTCCATGGCGGCCACCCTGCAGCACAGCCAGCCCCCGGACCTGAGCAGCATCGTGCACCAGATCAGCCAGTTTTGCCAGACGAGGGCAGGCATCAGCACTACCTCAGTGTGTGAGGGCCAGATCGCCAACCCCAGCCCCATTAGCCGCAGTCTGCTCATCAATGCAAGCACTCGGGTGTCGACCCACGGCGTCCCCACACCAATGCCTTCATGTGTGGTCAATCCCATGGAGCACACCCATGCGGCCGCAGCCGCATTGCCCGCTGCGGGCCCTGTCAACCTGCCCACGGGCATCTCTCGAGCCCCCACTGGCTACCCTAGCGACCTCAAGCCAGTCGCCTGGAACCAGCACCAGCTGGCCCACCTACAGCAGATGTGCAGTGAGGCCGGCGGGACGCCGGCCCCTGGCCTGACAGGCAAGCATGCGGCAGGACGCGAGTTGGCGGGGCCTGGCTTCGTGGGCAAGGCCCCTGCCTACCCGCAGGAACTGTGCATGGCGCAGGCTTTCCATCTGAAGCCACCCCTGGAGAAGCCAACCCCGTCCCCACCAGTCAACGGCCTGGCAGCCCCACTGGCCTACCCTAATGGTCACTACTTCCAGCCCCTGTGGAACAACATTCTGCCCACTCCCAATAGCGACAGCTCGGGGTCTCAGGACCTCGCCGTGCCGTTCCACAGTGGGCAGCCTGCGGGCGCACCCCTCGACTGCGCGGCGGCTGGGGCCCACTACCGGGCAGGGACCGGGGGCGGGCCGGTGGCAAGCCAGAACAGCCTGGTGCAGACAGTGGATTACCTAAGCGGGGATTTCCCGCAGGCCTGCTTCCGAGACCAGAGCCTGGCCGTGCTGAGCAAGGCCCACCGAGCCCCTGGCAGCCGAGCCCCTGATCCCACAGATAGTCGAAATCTTCATATTCAGCACCCTGGGTATAGATAG